From a region of the Alosa sapidissima isolate fAloSap1 chromosome 9, fAloSap1.pri, whole genome shotgun sequence genome:
- the LOC121718372 gene encoding histone H2A, producing MSGRGKTGGKARAKAKTRSSRAGLQFPVGRVHRLLRKGNYAQRVGAGAPVYLAAVLEYLTAEILELAGNAARDNKKTRIIPRHLQLAVRNDEELNKLLGGVTIAQGGVLPNIQAVLLPKKTEKSK from the coding sequence CAAGGCCAGAGCAAAGGCCAAGACTCGTTCATCCAGGGCTGGACTTCAGTTCCCCGTGGGCCGTGTCCACAGGCTGTTGCGTAAAGGCAACTATGCTCAGCGTGTCGGCGCTGGTGCACCAGTctatttggctgctgtgctcGAGTACCTGACTGCTGAGATCCTGGAGTTGGCCGGCAACGCTGCCCGTGACAACAAGAAGACCCGTATCATTCCCCGCCATCTGCAGCTGGCTGTGCGTAACGACGAGGAGTTGAACAAGCTGCTCGGCGGAGTGACCATCGCTCAGGGTGGTGTACTGCCTAACATCCAGGCTGTGCTGCTGCCCAAGAAGACTGAGAAGTCCAAGTAA